In Vigna unguiculata cultivar IT97K-499-35 chromosome 3, ASM411807v1, whole genome shotgun sequence, a single genomic region encodes these proteins:
- the LOC114174891 gene encoding uncharacterized protein LOC114174891, producing MTEGYSGSDLKITSDESWLSFDEEAYVLHNKVRAFSGWPGTRARVLVIEKNGEQKTLDIKIITTRLSSHESVQFNEADDVAFVEGALVFPCGRGTTLEVLELQLPGKEAVNAAAFWNGLRGQKLKKL from the exons ATGACAGAAGGATACAGCGGAAGTGATCTCAAG ATAACTTCAGATGAATCATGGCTATCCTTTGATGAAGAAGCATATGTTCTACACAATAAG GTTCGTGCCTTTTCAGGGTGGCCAGGAACTCGAGCAAGAGTGTTAGTGATTGAGAAAAATGGTGAGCAGAAAACTTtggatattaaaattataaccaCACGACTTAGCAGTCATGAAAGTGTGCAGTTCAATgaagcagatgatgttgcattTGTTGAGGGTGCGTTGGTATTTCCATGTGGAAGGGGTACCACACTTGAG GTATTGGAACTTCAGCTTCCTGGAAAAGAGGCAGTAAATGCAGCTGCCTTCTGGAATGGGCTGCGTGGGCAGAAGCTGAAGAAATTATGA